A window of Rhododendron vialii isolate Sample 1 chromosome 11a, ASM3025357v1 contains these coding sequences:
- the LOC131307853 gene encoding disease resistance protein RPV1-like, protein MMNADEIYEVYRPQKLGYDESLELFSWHAFGQKHPIQGHMDLSKMFVQHCDGLPLALQVLGSSVRRKNMDLWESELQKLEATSDNAILEKLEISYDFLKDKHDKDLFLDIACFFVRKKKNKTIKILEGCDCFPLAGIHNLIDRNLLTIENEMLQMHQLLQDMGKQIICRESKHPEKRSRIWRPRESFNILLEKIVTEIIEGLVLDMNMLRNSDMSAIEANTFEKMYN, encoded by the exons ATGATGAATGCTGATGAAATTTATGAAGTGTACAGACCTCAAAAATTAGGCTATGATGAATCACTAGAGCTTTTCAGCTGGCATGCTTTTGGACAAAAGCACCCCATTCAAGGTCACATGGACTTATCAAAAATGTTTGTGCAACATTGCGATGGGCTTCCTCTAGCTCTTCAAGTGTTGGGTTCTTCTGTACGAAGGAAAAATATGGATCTATGGGAAAGTGAGTTACAGAAATTGGAAGCAACTTCTGATAATGCAATTCTGGAAAAACTTGAAATAAGTTATGATTTTCTAAAAGATAAACACGATAAAGATCTATTCCTGGACATAGCTTGTTTCTttgttagaaaaaagaaaaataaaacgatCAAAATATTAGAAGGATGTGATTGTTTTCCACTTGCTGGAATTCATAACCTTATCGACCGAAATCTCTTaacaattgaaaatgagatGTTGCAAATGCATCAGTTACTTCAGGACATGGGAAAACAAATTATTTGCCGTGAATCTAAGCATCCTGAGAAGCGAAGCAGAATTTGGCGCCCTAGAGAATCCTTCAACATTTTGCTAGAAAAAATT GTTACGGAAATAATTGAAGGCCTTGTACTTGACATGAACATGTTGAGAAATTCCGACATGTCTGCGATTGAAGCAAATACATTTGAAAAGATGTATAATTAG